Within the Mastacembelus armatus chromosome 10, fMasArm1.2, whole genome shotgun sequence genome, the region taattgttcttgtttttaattattaatattttaatttacacaTTTCTTGGTATACTTGCCTCTCTACTACTGACTGGAACCTcatcagcagtttttttttttttttttttttctttctttttgtccgTTGGAAAAAAATTTTATATTCTGTACATGAATACAGTGATCTCATTTACAGTTCGCACAAGACACATTTTCATCTGGgtaaatgtgtttgctttttcaagagttaaaaaaaaagcaaaacagaagaaacaagaTTAGAAAATACCTCTAGGTTGCTGTACTAGACTGACCTGCTTTGAGTGTGAATGGATGATTTTGGTCTGGTTGACCTCTCAAACTCTGcacataaaggaaaaaaaaaactcataacTAAAATGTCAGTGATATTAAAGGGCAGTTTCCTAAATATAGTCAGTATTTACTATTGTTGGGTTTTTGCTTTAGATTTAGCAGTGTTatcaaaaatatgcaaaattgtccctatttttttttcatatgaaggaaaacacattaagacataccccccccccaacaGCCCTGTGATCTTATTCTgaagattttctgttttcaatgaAAGTTTCTTTTGTAACTCCTCTCTTTTTATCATATTTATtcaactttgacttttttttcatttaaaggttGATCCCGTAAAAATGAAGGTACAAATGTATCATCTTGAAACCTTAGCATGGCAAGTGTAATTTATTGTCATCAATGGCTCCATTTGTGACATGAGGCTTTGTTTATGATATTGTTGTACAAGTGATTATGTTTTCAAGTAcaaaaaaattcagaaaagagtATAAAATGTACAACAATGGTCCTGCAAAGGATTTGAAATAAtgttgtatttccatgaaataataaaaaaaaacgtttaactggaaaaatgaaagatgaaagtTTCTTGACTGACTACCACTGGGGACACAGATGACATATCCTGGATAATATTTTTGGAGGATTTAATGTTGTAAAGAGAATTTAATAGAATTTTAAGTTATGATTCCTTCTTTATTACacgtttgtgtgttttttttttttttaagacaaacttaaaaacatctgtttcatATATCCTGAGACTGTGACAGGATTGTGACTagtcttattttcttcttagGTCAGTAGGATGTGTTGCTTTGCTGCATGAGTGCCTGAAGGTGGCTGAtgaatttataatataaaagcTAGAAATACTTTATAATGCTGCCATATGTTACACATGAATTAGTAGCCTAACGTAATGTCATTTACTTATTTACAAAAGGCTTCGGGTGAAATACGGTAACATGGGTGGGAGGGTGACGTCATCAGAGACTGGATGCCTATTGGCCATACGTCCGTAAAAATGCGTATGACGTTATTTTGAAATTTCAGCGGTGGAACGTCTGTTGTTGTTTCGTCCGGAGCGGCGTTGCAGCGCTATTGATAAGATTAGCAAATTTAAGCATCGTTAAGCACACTGGTTTAAAGATGTCTTTTTCAAGAGCCCCCTTGAAAAGATTCAACGACCACGTAGGTAAGTAACGTTAAAGACCTAACATTTATTAGCATGTCAGCAAATTATCCAACGGTAAGTAGCTTGTGTTAGCTGGCATTAACGTGTGCTAATTGCAAGGCAAATGTTAGCTACACCCCAGAATATCACATAACTGTATGATATGCTGCTTTGTTCTCTTAGGTTATTAGAACACGTTATTCAAACTAACGCAAATTATATGTTTAAAGACGTTGTATCAGTGTTTGCTTAGCTGACGCTAACGTTGTACTTTTGGCTGAAGGTTGTGCTCCTCCGCCGGGGTCCTATGATATTAAACCCGGGGACCTAAGGGGAGCTGCGTCTTTCGACAAATCTGATCGATTCAGACAGGTTAAGCCAGGTGCGTAAATGCGAGACGCACAAACGAAGAAAACCAAGAAACAGCGtcactgtctgtgtctctgatTTCATTAcctgtgttttcagctgctcATCTGCCACCACCATCGCCTTCCAGAAATATCCTAGTGTCCCCTGTGCGGAGGACTTTATCCGTTGATGGTCTTGTAAGTTTATTGTCTTTTCAGCATGTAAAACAATAACAGATCTGTTAGTTCTACAACTCCCTTTGCTAACTTCATGCCTTGTCCAAACTTAGGTTGAAGTATTgagtgcaaagaaagaaaggaatggcatgactgtggaaaaaaagcagcagaagctCCTGGAGAAAGAGGTACGTTTTAAAGAACTGGGCTGGCTGTAAGAAGAACTTGAAGTAAGAAATTGTTTCTGTTACTCAGAAAAAAGTGGTAAACCAACAGGTGTTTATATTGGCATTGctactgttgtgtgtgttggaatCATGATCTTTGGTTAATATCGTTACAGATCCGGTCCCTGGTTCAGCAGCGGGGGGAGCAGGACCGTCGCTTGCTGGCCCTGGAAGATGAGGTGAAGAAGCTTGAGGCCAAGCTACTGGCTGTAGTCAGGGAGAAGACGGGCCTTGCTGCCAATGTTACCACCCTTGAAAGACAGCGGGCTGAGCTCAAGAAAGTCAATGAGTTCCTGAAAAGCAAGGTGTGCTTAGTTGgaacgattttttttttttaacctaatgCATTTAGAAATCCTGTCTGCATCATTCCTAGAGAAGATGTATCTTTGCtacataaaacatatatatatttttttattccttaGGCTTCTGCTGACACTACAAAAAAGAGAATCAATTCACTAACAATGGAGCTGATGGAGGCTAGAAACACTTTGGATGTTAAAAACAAGGTATGACATACTCCTTTCATCATTCAATAAATTTCCTGGTTCCTTGTTCATTTACAAGTAAACAGTCAAATACTGTTTCAGCTCCATTAATGTTTATTATGTGCATTTCCAGGAATTAAGTGTCCTGCAGATTAACAGTGAAGGCCAACTGAAGTTGCTAGAAACTAACCTCCAAGCTTCCAAGGCTTCTGTTACTTCTCTCAATGAGAGGAATACAGATTTGGGTAAGAACTGAAAAAGTAAAGTGCTAATAGGGCTGCCTCAATAATAGTTTTTCAAACTCCTTCTTATGATCATTCTACTGTGTTTACATTAGTAAAGAGATTGATTGCATCAAACCCAGCTCTCATTTTTCCTCGTTAAGTGGCGTTAACCAATAACAGCAATGTTACATCATGTGTCAAGCTGTACACAGGAAAACTGACTCACAAACAAAGCCAACATGTGTGATATGGTAAAAAGAAAGGCTTATAGATGTGCTAATAAAATGAGTTAGATTTGAGAAGAGCCTTCTAATGAAAGTGGAGAAGGTGAAACAAATGTTTCCAACCCTATTATGTACAATAACAGCAAAGTTGTAAAGATCATGTAGTTACTTTCATTGGTCAAGAAATGTGGGAGAAATTTGTGATTCAATTCTAGatgaaaacaatttattttaccTTAAACCATTCAGCCATAGGTACTGCCAACGAGACAATACTTtccaatagtttttttttttttttctcccttatAGAGAACCTTTATCAAATGATGCAAACCCAAAATGATGAGCTGGAGAATGAAAATGCCAGGTTACatggtgagttttttttttttttttttttcccttcatacTTATTTAGTTGTATTCttaactgttaaaaaaaaaatccacctttTCAATTTTTCTGACCCATCTATCATTCCTGCACTGCACCCAAAGGATGCATGTATCTTGCTATGCTTTGCCCGTTATGTATcaataatcatttttttatttttatttatttatttgtttgtttttttctcagctgTGATACAAGAGCTGAAGCAGGAGATCAGAGTGGTTCAGGAATATCTGGACAAAGCCAATGATGAGATACAGGTATAAACTAGGCTTACAAATCTGAGTGAACATCTTTCTTTTGCACTTTGTGACATGGTTAACCTGTTTGTATTTGTAGGAGCTCCGCTTGAAGCTCCAGTACAAGACACAGGAGAACACTCTTGCAGGTTCTCAGCTGGAGAAAGTGAAGTAAGCAAATAGTTGATGTTTTCTCTAAGCCAATTAGAGTTCAGTTGCACACCATGACACTTATTTGTCACTTTTCTACAGGCAACTAGAGACTGATCTAGAGCAGTGCATGACTGACACAGAAGCCACTCAAGACCTGCTGAGGCaaaaagaggaggaagcacTGAAATTCGTACAAGAGCTGCAGGTGGCAAAGAATGCTTTATGGCAAGCAGAGAAGAAGCTGGAGAATCAAGAGCTAGAGCTTAAGTCTTTGCAAAAGGCAGTGAGTGACACAGAGGAACAAATGAAGTTGGTCAACCAAGAAGTTGTTGACTCTAAAGCAACAGTGCGTCAGCAGGAGGCGGAGCTTGCTAGACTAAGGGAAGTGCTCAGACGGACGGAGAAGGAGCTGGACGAAAGAGTGGCTCATCTTGAACAGCGGTGTCTTTTCTCTGAGGAAGAGAGAAGTATGTTTGGCAACAACCTGTAACTAAATGGCAAAAATGAATTGATGTTCTTATGATGTTCATGTATGCATTTTGTTCTTTGGTTTTAGGCAGGACTCAGGAGGAAGGCTTGAGGAGAGTACAGGAGTTGAGGACCGAGCTCAACTTGCTTAAAGAGGCTAAACGAGATGAAGAAAAGCAACAGATTCTGCTCCAACAAGAACATGCTGTTCTTGCTGAGGAACTGATGAAAGAAAAGgttagaaaaacatttacagtgtacACTCTTTTCAGTTGAGTACGGGAATGCCTAAGCCATAACTTACACTTCTGTTTTGTACAGGCGCTTGTAGACTCCCTGTCTGTCCTAGTAACACAGGAGAGGGAGGACTCTGAGGAGCAGGTGAGACTGCTGAAGGAGGAGTTGGAGGAGGTGTTGGGAGAGCTCGCTGTATTAGAGGACCAAGATAAAAAGAGTCAGGAGGCCCTTCGGAGGCTGCAGGAGCAAAATGATGACCTGGAGAGACAGCTGAGTGATGCTGGGGCACTGCTGGAAAGGTAAACGGTCATAGGCCGAGCACACAGAAAGTTATACTTGCATTGCATCCTTCttttctgtggttttttttctttacactttCAGAGTAGAGACGTGGAAAAATCTCAAATTTGCAGTGAGGATGTTGGTCATTGAACACTTATTTTCTTGATTATGTAGGAACATGTTAATTCCAGTGGTTTCCAGCCTTTTTTATCTGGCATGCAGTACAtttggaaagtattcagacccctgtTCCAGCCATTCAGTACCATTTAATGACAAcgtgaaaacagaattttaggaatgtttgtaaatttaaaaaaagaaaaactcaaatatgacatttacataaatattcagaccctttgcaacaatgcatgaaaattagctcaggtgcTTTATGCTAGGCATATTCAACAATCCATAACTTACACTTCACAGCTGGGGgaatg harbors:
- the hmmr gene encoding hyaluronan mediated motility receptor, which gives rise to MSFSRAPLKRFNDHVGCAPPPGSYDIKPGDLRGAASFDKSDRFRQVKPAAHLPPPSPSRNILVSPVRRTLSVDGLVEVLSAKKERNGMTVEKKQQKLLEKEIRSLVQQRGEQDRRLLALEDEVKKLEAKLLAVVREKTGLAANVTTLERQRAELKKVNEFLKSKASADTTKKRINSLTMELMEARNTLDVKNKELSVLQINSEGQLKLLETNLQASKASVTSLNERNTDLENLYQMMQTQNDELENENARLHAVIQELKQEIRVVQEYLDKANDEIQELRLKLQYKTQENTLAGSQLEKVKQLETDLEQCMTDTEATQDLLRQKEEEALKFVQELQVAKNALWQAEKKLENQELELKSLQKAVSDTEEQMKLVNQEVVDSKATVRQQEAELARLREVLRRTEKELDERVAHLEQRCLFSEEERSRTQEEGLRRVQELRTELNLLKEAKRDEEKQQILLQQEHAVLAEELMKEKALVDSLSVLVTQEREDSEEQVRLLKEELEEVLGELAVLEDQDKKSQEALRRLQEQNDDLERQLSDAGALLESTEEALKRSEEKQKELEEEVETVTQQMKDEMNRVVQQKDEEIKRVKEGFEEHQERQLAKAKAGEENARILLEMQTCLAQKDEEMKAMEENHSALITQLQQELQLQTREKEEALGQLEEHKGQNVTQLQTEMEKAQKLLKEVSQEKEELMHQLQYEREEKVKIQTALKEERGTLEAERSEVLRLQTDLARVNELKESLLSEVEQKGVRLQTQIDLMEEKMLTLQREVEEQQQGRQALQGQLEVLIQEKVNLQWEMEEQQQERQRRISEATEKRSQTSEAEHWRQEYDQLFAKVKPFQEQLNAFAAERNALLNENGANQEELNKLADAYARLLGHQNQKQKIKHVMKLKDENISLKQEVAKLRTQVNRQRSDLEQLKAKLPGAPRRRFDPSKAFQHDKENRQAEATEPRKEGHHYA